Proteins encoded within one genomic window of Borrelia puertoricensis:
- a CDS encoding variable large family protein — MKRITLCALLITLFLLLSCGSGTTSAEDSQGRFLKSVISLGNDFLNVFTSLSDMVGGVLGFNTTTKKSDVENYFKTIEKSLTTTKTSLEKIVSDMKSEKNPNAEATDTAVKKLVSEILNKIIEGAKTASEVIGDAGDPIGNVGANNAAGVVGTEVDKLVKGIKDIVAVVLKEGNPEAGTDKKAEDLSARTANGNGEAGKLFAANAGDDANAKKVAADAAKAVGAVTGADILKAMIKNGANSAVEAAKANAKDGTIAGAIALTAMAKDGKFAGPTADSVDYVTAAKGAAISAVTKALGTLTIAIRNTVDVGLKTVKDAMKFNSTDTPVTTDNTTSETKK; from the coding sequence ATGAAAAGAATTACTTTATGTGCGTTATTAATAACTTTATTTTTACTTCTTAGCTGTGGCAGTGGTACTACTAGTGCTGAGGATTCTCAGGGTAGATTCTTAAAGTCTGTTATTAGTTTAGGTAATGACTTCTTAAATGTTTTTACTTCCCTTTCTGATATGGTTGGAGGGGTTTTAGGGTTTAATACTACTACTAAGAAGTCTGATGTTGAAAACTACTTTAAGACTATAGAAAAAAGCTTAACAACAACTAAGACATCCCTTGAGAAAATTGTTTCTGACATGAAATCTGAAAAGAATCCTAATGCAGAGGCTACTGATACGGCAGTGAAAAAACTAGTTAGTGAAATACTTAATAAAATAATTGAAGGAGCTAAGACTGCTAGTGAGGTTATTGGTGATGCTGGCGACCCAATTGGTAATGTTGGTGCTAATAATGCTGCTGGTGTTGTTGGGACTGAAGTCGATAAATTAGTTAAGGGTATTAAAGATATAGTAGCTGTGGTACTTAAAGAAGGAAATCCTGAGGCGGGTACTGATAAAAAAGCCGAGGATCTTAGCGCAAGAACAGCTAATGGTAATGGTGAAGCAGGTAAATTATTTGCTGCTAATGCTGGTGATGATGCTAATGCAAAAAAGGTTGCAGCTGATGCAGCTAAGGCTGTTGGGGCTGTAACTGGCGCTGACATCTTGAAAGCCATGATTAAAAATGGTGCTAATTCTGCTGTTGAGGCTGCCAAGGCTAATGCTAAAGATGGAACTATTGCAGGTGCTATTGCATTAACAGCTATGGCTAAGGATGGTAAATTTGCTGGTCCTACTGCTGATAGTGTTGATTATGTTACTGCTGCTAAAGGAGCAGCAATAAGCGCAGTAACTAAAGCATTGGGTACTTTAACTATTGCTATAAGAAATACTGTTGACGTGGGACTTAAAACTGTTAAAGATGCTATGAAATTTAATTCTACTGATACCCCTGTAACTACTGATAATACAACCTCTGAAACTAAAAAATAA
- a CDS encoding Vsp/OspC family lipoprotein: MKRITLCALLMTLFLLLSCNTSGKNLTDDEVAKSDGTVIDLAKITKNIKDSVAFAKSVTEVHSLVKSIDELAKAIGKKIQNQDTLGTDSGKNTALIAGVFSITLDIVKKSKALQISEFIKDQQNLTQKVSGVTTAAEAFINKLKNKTGELAVDSGATTDDNAQKAIDRNGKPSGENGAKELGDLNTAVDTLLKDAEAAVTSAIKELSTSVKPSN; encoded by the coding sequence ATGAAAAGAATTACTTTATGTGCGTTATTAATGACTTTATTTTTACTCTTATCTTGTAATACTTCAGGAAAAAATCTTACAGATGATGAAGTGGCTAAATCTGATGGCACTGTTATTGATTTAGCTAAAATAACTAAGAACATCAAAGACTCTGTTGCTTTTGCTAAGAGTGTTACAGAAGTTCATTCTTTAGTTAAGTCCATTGATGAGCTTGCTAAAGCTATTGGTAAGAAAATTCAGAATCAAGATACACTTGGTACTGATAGTGGTAAAAATACTGCATTGATAGCAGGAGTTTTTAGTATCACATTAGATATAGTAAAAAAATCAAAAGCTTTGCAAATTTCAGAATTTATTAAAGATCAACAAAATTTAACCCAAAAAGTTAGTGGTGTTACGACTGCAGCTGAAGCATTTATAAATAAGTTGAAAAATAAAACTGGTGAGTTAGCGGTTGATAGTGGAGCAACTACTGATGATAATGCACAAAAAGCTATAGATAGAAATGGTAAGCCTAGTGGGGAGAATGGAGCAAAAGAGCTTGGTGATTTAAATACAGCAGTTGATACTTTGTTAAAAGATGCTGAAGCTGCAGTAACGTCTGCAATTAAGGAGCTTTCAACTTCTGTTAAACCCTCTAACTAA
- a CDS encoding variable large family protein, protein MLFLLFSCGSGTTGAEDPKTTFLNSIANLGKGFLDVFTSLSDMVAGAFGINAETKKSDIGNYFTSIENTMTSVKEKLQDQVTKNGNYEKVKTVVDKFITNTLDKIAEGAKEAAKGATGSDAIGGATTAGQDAVAADTTSVNLLVKGIKEIVGVVLKDGDGDATKTKDEQQKTIGKLLGANANSTDAEAAAASASIGAVTGADILQSIAKSGETANNDVEIEKAKNAAEIAAAKKEANKEIKDEAQKDAVIAAGIALRAMAKDGKFAAKTEEKSANAVNGVAASAVNKTLSTLIIAIRNTIDSGLKTSSDALAAVKQEDKSADVNTPVDAATSGQ, encoded by the coding sequence ATTTTATTTTTACTTTTTAGTTGTGGCAGTGGTACTACTGGTGCTGAGGATCCTAAAACCACATTCTTAAACTCTATTGCTAATTTAGGTAAAGGGTTCTTAGATGTTTTTACTTCTCTTAGTGATATGGTTGCTGGAGCCTTTGGTATTAATGCTGAGACTAAGAAATCTGACATTGGTAACTATTTCACTTCTATTGAAAACACTATGACATCTGTTAAAGAGAAGTTACAAGATCAAGTTACTAAAAATGGGAATTATGAGAAAGTTAAGACAGTTGTTGATAAGTTTATCACTAACACATTAGACAAGATCGCAGAAGGAGCAAAGGAAGCTGCTAAAGGGGCCACTGGTAGCGATGCTATTGGTGGTGCTACTACTGCTGGTCAAGATGCTGTAGCAGCAGACACTACAAGTGTTAACTTACTTGTTAAAGGGATTAAAGAAATAGTTGGTGTGGTTTTGAAAGATGGTGATGGAGATGCTACTAAAACCAAAGATGAACAGCAAAAAACAATTGGTAAGTTACTTGGTGCTAACGCTAATAGTACTGATGCAGAGGCAGCAGCAGCTAGTGCTTCAATCGGAGCTGTAACTGGGGCTGATATCTTACAATCTATTGCTAAGTCTGGTGAGACTGCTAATAATGATGTTGAGATTGAAAAAGCAAAAAATGCTGCTGAGATTGCTGCTGCCAAGAAAGAGGCTAATAAAGAAATTAAAGATGAAGCACAAAAGGATGCAGTTATTGCTGCTGGAATAGCTCTAAGAGCAATGGCTAAGGATGGTAAATTTGCTGCTAAGACTGAAGAGAAATCTGCCAATGCAGTTAATGGTGTTGCTGCTAGTGCTGTAAACAAAACATTAAGTACGCTAATAATAGCAATAAGAAATACTATTGATAGTGGGTTAAAGACAAGCAGTGATGCACTAGCAGCTGTTAAACAAGAAGATAAATCTGCAGATGTTAATACACCTGTAGATGCAGCAACTAGTGGACAATAA
- the bdr gene encoding Bdr family repetitive protein gives MGLAQPVVTQQMVIAELTKAGINRDIAIDLSYRYYKNELTHKDIEYLETTFNLKLEKVEATLQADIRDLDNKIDNVRNELKSDIRDLDNKIDSVENNLNIKIDNVKSELKSDIRDLDNKIDSVENNLNIKIDTKFNELDNKIDNVRGELKSDIKDLDTKIDTVENNLNIKIDTKFNELDNKIDTVRIELKSDIKDLDNKIDVNKMELKSTLRLHGWMFGTLITLNIGIFLALMSLLVK, from the coding sequence ATGGGACTTGCTCAACCAGTAGTTACTCAACAAATGGTTATAGCTGAACTTACTAAAGCTGGTATAAATAGAGATATTGCTATTGATCTCTCTTACAGATATTATAAAAATGAGCTTACGCACAAGGATATTGAGTATTTAGAGACTACTTTTAACCTTAAGCTTGAAAAGGTAGAAGCAACTTTACAAGCCGATATTAGAGACCTTGATAATAAAATTGACAACGTTAGAAATGAGTTAAAATCTGATATTAGAGACTTGGATAACAAAATTGATTCTGTTGAGAATAATCTTAACATCAAGATTGATAACGTTAAAAGTGAATTAAAATCTGACATTAGAGACCTTGATAACAAAATTGATTCTGTTGAGAATAATCTTAACATCAAGATTGATACTAAATTCAATGAACTTGATAATAAGATTGATAACGTTAGAGGTGAATTAAAATCTGACATTAAAGATCTAGATACTAAAATCGATACTGTTGAGAATAATCTTAACATCAAAATTGATACTAAGTTCAATGAACTTGATAATAAGATTGATACTGTTAGAATTGAATTGAAATCTGATATTAAAGACTTGGATAATAAAATTGATGTTAACAAAATGGAACTTAAGAGTACATTAAGACTTCATGGTTGGATGTTTGGAACTCTAATTACCCTTAATATAGGAATATTCTTAGCATTAATGTCATTATTAGTAAAGTAG